TGCAATGGCTATTGTGCATCAACTTCTAAATAATTTGTAAAGACAGGACATACAGACTGCAGCAATGCAATTCATCATGTCACCCATTCTAGATACTAGAAATCTGAGAACCGAGGCAGCGGCATGGTTGAATAAAACAAATTTGCTGCTAAATAGAATGCAGGTGTGGATACTAAACATATGCAATGGTTAAGTACCTTAATACCATGATACGAAAACCCTTTACAAGGAATACGATACATCATGTCCCAAGAAACCCAACTTAAAAAACAGAAAACATGTACGAAAATTCCCAGTAATAAAGAATGCCTCGCAGAAATAACACCTACCAAGCCTCCACCTTCGTCATCATCCAAATCGCCTGCGGTTGCCCCACTGGCTTGCACTCCCGGTTGCTCCGTCACAGCTGAAACCTGGTCATGATATTTGATTGGCATATTGGCATGTGGTGTAACAAAGTTAAAAGTTAAAACAACCAAGAGGGAGGCAGGTAAGAACTCACCTTGATTACTTTTCCAGCAATATCAAGTTGACCATTTAAACTCTGAGCAGCTTTTGCATCTTCCAGACGTGCAAACTAAGTAATGAGATGGAGCAGAGTGAGAAACTGAGAATTACGCACAAACAGAAAATGAACTGCTTTCATAACAAAATACATGCCTGCACAAAACCAAAACCTTTACATAATCCGGTAAGTGGGTCTACAGGCAGCTGGACAAGCTCAACCAATCCAAATGGTTCGAAGACCTGGAAAAAAGAACCCTTAAATAATGGCACAAATACCACATAACAAGGATATATAAGCAGCAGTAACATGCATGACCCTATAAAACGAAATCAACAACCACTAGTTAAGGAGTTTTCAGTTATGTAAACTTTAGAAATCTGCACATATAAACTATATGCTTGATTATTACCAGTCTCAACTGCTCCTCTGTAATATTGGAGTGAAGATTTCCAACATACAACTTCCTTGCCCCACCTGAAGCTGCTACACTTGACGAAGCATTAGACTGAACTAGATTCTTTTCAGCCTCTGATGCCTTAACGTCCACTGGTTGACCAAGAAGCGGTTGACCTCTAAGAGCAATCGCCATTGGAACCGACATAGCATCATAAAATTCAATATACCTGACAATGCAAGAACATTAAAATTAGATTATCAGCTGTCAATAAGGCCATCTTTATTTCTAGGGCCAATATCATGTGCTCCAAACAATATGCTGCAAGACGTTGTTATCCCTAAAATATTGGCTGTTCATACGAATCAATTGAAAATGCACAAAAATAGCAATGTGAAACAGTCATGTTTTATGTTAAACACTGCATAGTCAAAATATGTATGTGTTCTATCTTCTGTCCATCATCacaacaaaataaaataaaattgggaaCAGCAAGGGTGCAATGGTAACAAAAGAATTGCAAGACAATGCACAGCAAATATGATACACATTAAATACTCACCCGACTCCTTTAGAACGTCGTGAGTTTCGATCCATTATTAAGCGGACATCCCGGACCTAGAAAAATAACATGACAAAGATTAAAAAAAGATCAATAATGCACTAAATAGCAAATAGATGAATATCAACAGAAATATCTTATCACTGGTTAGTGTAAGGTCAAGGTGAAGGAACAATCCAAAAGCATTCATCAGTTAGGTTCCGGTTCATCCAATTAGAAAATAATATTCCTCTTTAACAGAACCAGCTTATTATCTGTTTAATTCAAGAGAAAGTTTAGCGAACTGACATTGTGTATAGTGTACATATCACAAATGTTCCACTATTTCCTAAATAAAGAACAAAACGAGATAAACAGGGTGACTACTAGTATAACAAAAAGGATGTAAAAATTGGAGGCTTGCCTTTCCGGCCCTTGAGTTAAAGAACAAAACAAGATAAACAGGGTGATTACTACTAGAACAAAAAGGGTGTAAAAGCAGATGCTTGCCTTCCCGGCCCTTGAGAAGAACTCATACACATCTCTTTCATCCGCCTTCAATGATAGCTGTCATTATGCTTATAAACATTAGCTTCGAGACAAAAGTTCTCAAAATTGCATATACCAACAGGCTGAATATGTTAGCTTGTTAAATGAACGCAACCTGGAAGGCAAATACAGTTCTTTGATCTCTTTCTGGATCTGCTTCAGGTTCGGCACCATCTTCTTTCCTACGTCTGCAAACAGGAAAAAAATATTCATAAGAATGGATATGTAGGAAAACAGAAACACCAATTACGAATCAGAACCTATACATCATACTAACATTCTCCCCATTTATCAATACAAATAGAGTCAAAAGGTCAAGAAGCACTGCAGTCAGTGTCACGAAAGGTAAAAAACAGACACCCAGCAAATCGACATCCTATCGGGGAGGAAGAAAAGGGTAAGCCCTGCATTGTAAGACATGCGATTGTTTAGGTAACTTGACTTTAATATCTCCTGCAAAGAGGGAGCAGAAATTAAAAGGCTTGTTTGTGCAAGGGGACAAACATTGAGTCCTCTTTACAATAAGAGGCAATGCTTCAGTGAAAAATCCCAACACACCCCTTCATCGGAATTCTGCAACAGGAGAAAT
This genomic window from Aegilops tauschii subsp. strangulata cultivar AL8/78 chromosome 4, Aet v6.0, whole genome shotgun sequence contains:
- the LOC109754521 gene encoding uncharacterized protein isoform X2, giving the protein MGRIRRKEDGAEPEADPERDQRTVFAFQLSLKADERDVYEFFSRAGKVRDVRLIMDRNSRRSKGVGYIEFYDAMSVPMAIALRGQPLLGQPVDVKASEAEKNLVQSNASSSVAASGGARKLYVGNLHSNITEEQLRLVFEPFGLVELVQLPVDPLTGLCKGFGFVQFARLEDAKAAQSLNGQLDIAGKVIKVSAVTEQPGVQASGATAGDLDDDEGGGLALNASSRALLMQKLDRSGATTSLTSGLGASAVALPPVLGAPATGTVLQPTVPGLGLIPGASIPVITQSIDTAPPSECLLLKNMFDPAVETDPDFDLDIRDDVREECSKFGQVRHIFVDKNTAGFVYLRFDSITAAMGAQKALQGRWFAGKMITATFMSTQQYEMKFPE